In one Ananas comosus cultivar F153 linkage group 12, ASM154086v1, whole genome shotgun sequence genomic region, the following are encoded:
- the LOC109718370 gene encoding uncharacterized protein LOC109718370, whose translation MAKGDEEEEEEAEAMRGEGAEEYSASATVVPFDPPLPLLRGPVAAAADDDPAAGPFVLAFRDARSWRLAYRAAESKVREQCEAGARVGCSITASNKCRPPWWKILFGNSAADFADRERCEEREMALCLAASKEACIEFAKEKCLPPFRDARIASGNLLQNSEFVLWGSEDPDISSNSETLEGFGCNLGATSYRGSVLMMSSSAGNSGKT comes from the exons ATGGCGAaaggcgacgaggaggaggaggaggaggcggaggcgatgCGGGGGGAGGGCGCGGAGGAGTACTCGGCCTCGGCCACCGTCGTCCCCTTCGACCCGCCGCTCCCGCTCCTGCGCGgccccgtcgccgccgccgccgacgacgacccGGCCGCGGGGCCCTTCGTCCTCGCCTTCCGCGACGCCCGGAGCTGGAGATTGGCTTATCGCGCCGCGGAGTCCAAGGTCCGGGAGCAGTGCGAG GCTGGTGCGCGAGTTGGGTGCTCAATCACTGCCTCCAACAAATGCAGGCCTCCATGGTGGAAGATCCTATTCGGGAATTCAGCGGCAGATTTTGCAGATAGAGAGCGGTGCGAAGAGCGTGAGATGGCTTTATGTCTCGCGGCGTCCAAAGAAGCCTGTATTGAGTTCGCAAAGGAGAAGTGCCTCCCGCCCTTCAGAGATGCGAGGATCGCCTCGGGCAATCTGCTACAAAATTCAGAATTCGTCCTTTGGGGTAGCGAGGATCCAGATATCTCATCGAATTCTGAAACCTTAGAGGGATTTGGTTGCAATCTTGGAGCTACAAGTTATAGAGGAAGTGTTCTAATGATGAGTTCATCTGCTGGAAATAGTGGAAAAACATGA
- the LOC109718975 gene encoding mitochondrial inner membrane protease subunit 1, producing the protein MSLGSRAAAVFGGAALAKTLCAVHVVNAHLCGVAFVLGPSMLPTMNLTGDVVAVDRITARWGSVAVGDVVLLLSPENPRKTVAKRIMGLEGDAVTYLVDPAKGDESKTAVVPKGHVWVQGDNIYASRDSRQFGPVPYGLIQGRIFCRIWPPESFGFIGQKA; encoded by the exons atgtcCCTCGGgagccgcgccgccgccgtcttcGGCGGCGCCGCTCTCGCCAAGACCCTCTGCGCCGTCCACGTCGTCAACGCCCACCTCTGCGGCGTCGCCTTC GTGCTGGGCCCAAGCATGCTCCCGACCATGAACCTCACCGGCGACGTGGTGGCCGTGGACCGGATCACCGCGCGGTGGGGCTCCGTCGCCGTGGGGGACGTCGTCCTCCTCCTGTCCCCGGAAAACCCTAGGAAGACCGTCGCCAAGCGGATCATGGGGCTCGAGGGCGACGCCGTGACCTACCTCGTCGATCCCGCCAAGGGCGACGAGTCCAAGACCGCGGTG GTGCCCAAAGGGCATGTTTGGGTGCAGGGGGATAACATTTATGCTTCAAGGGATTCGAGGCAGTTCGGGCCGGTGCCGTATGGATTGATACAGGGCAGGATCTTTTGTAGG ATCTGGCCACCAGAAAGTTTTGGATTTATCGGTCAAAAGGCGTAG
- the LOC109718563 gene encoding 40S ribosomal protein Sa-2-like isoform X1, translating to MAATRVLSQKEQDIQMMLAADVHLGTKNCDYQMERYVFKRRTDGIYIINLGKTWEKLQLAARVIVAIENPQDIIVQSARPYGQRAVLKFAQYTGVHPIAGRHTPGTFTNQLQTSFCEPRLLVLTDPRTDHQPIKESALGNIPTIAFCDTDSPMRYVDIGIPANNKGRNSIGCLYWLLARMVLQMRGTILPGRKWEVMVDLFFYRDPEEAKEQEEEEAPVAPEYGAVADYTGVGAADQWASDQWTSEVGAVPPAVPPVAGVEWAAAQVTAPVAGDGWDTSAAPVATDGVVAPIVPSGWEAAPPAPTGWE from the exons ATGGCGGCGACGCGGGTGCTCTCGCAGAAGGAGCAGGACATCCAGATGATGCTCGCTGCCGACGTCCACCTCGGCACCAAGAACTGCGACTACCAGATGGAGCGCTACGTCTTCAAGCGGAGGACCGATG GAATTTACATTATCAACCTTGGGAAAACTTGGGAGAAACTCCAACTGGCAGCTAGGGTTATTGTTGCCATTGAGAACCCCCAGGATATCATTGTCCAATCAGCAAGGCCGTACGGTCAAAGAGCTGTCTTGAAGTTTGCACAGTACACTGGCGTCCACCCTATTGCCGGAAGGCACACTCCCGGAACCTTCACTAATCAGCTGCAAACTTCCTTTTGCGAGCCTCGCCTTCTTGTTCTCACTGATCCTAGGACTGACCATCAG CCAATCAAGGAATCTGCCTTGGGGAATATTCCCACCATTGCTTTCTGTGACACTGATTCTCCAATGCGATATGTTGATATCGGAATTCCCGCAAATAATAAAGGAAGGAACAGTATTGGCTGCTTATACTGGCTGTTGGCGAGGATGGTTCTGCAGATGAGGGGTACCATTCTTCCTGGACGTAAATGGGAGGTGATG GTTGATCTGTTCTTCTACAGAGACCCTGAGGAAGCCAAGGAacaggaagaggaggaggctcCTGTTGCACCTGAATACGGCGCAGTTGCTGATTACACTGGCGTGGGGGCTGCTGATCAGTGGGCTTCCGACCAGTGGACTTCCGAAGTGGGAGCTGTTCCTCCAGCTGTTCCTCCTGTGGCTGGTGTTGAATGGGCTGCTGCTCAAG tAACAGCTCCGGTGGCTGGTGATGGATGGGACACCTCTGCGGCCCCGGTGGCGACCGACGGCGTTGTGGCGCCTATTGTTCCATCCGGTTGGGAGGCCGCTCCGCCTGCACCTACAGGATGGGAGTAA
- the LOC109718563 gene encoding 40S ribosomal protein Sa-2-like isoform X2 produces the protein MAATRVLSQKEQDIQMMLAADVHLGTKNCDYQMERYVFKRRTDGIYIINLGKTWEKLQLAARVIVAIENPQDIIVQSARPYGQRAVLKFAQYTGVHPIAGRHTPGTFTNQLQTSFCEPRLLVLTDPRTDHQPIKESALGNIPTIAFCDTDSPMRYVDIGIPANNKGRNSIGCLYWLLARMVLQMRGTILPGRKWEVMVDLFFYRDPEEAKEQEEEEAPVAPEYGAVADYTGVGAADQWASDQWTSEVGAVPPAVPPVAGVEWAAAQAPVAGDGWDTSAAPVATDGVVAPIVPSGWEAAPPAPTGWE, from the exons ATGGCGGCGACGCGGGTGCTCTCGCAGAAGGAGCAGGACATCCAGATGATGCTCGCTGCCGACGTCCACCTCGGCACCAAGAACTGCGACTACCAGATGGAGCGCTACGTCTTCAAGCGGAGGACCGATG GAATTTACATTATCAACCTTGGGAAAACTTGGGAGAAACTCCAACTGGCAGCTAGGGTTATTGTTGCCATTGAGAACCCCCAGGATATCATTGTCCAATCAGCAAGGCCGTACGGTCAAAGAGCTGTCTTGAAGTTTGCACAGTACACTGGCGTCCACCCTATTGCCGGAAGGCACACTCCCGGAACCTTCACTAATCAGCTGCAAACTTCCTTTTGCGAGCCTCGCCTTCTTGTTCTCACTGATCCTAGGACTGACCATCAG CCAATCAAGGAATCTGCCTTGGGGAATATTCCCACCATTGCTTTCTGTGACACTGATTCTCCAATGCGATATGTTGATATCGGAATTCCCGCAAATAATAAAGGAAGGAACAGTATTGGCTGCTTATACTGGCTGTTGGCGAGGATGGTTCTGCAGATGAGGGGTACCATTCTTCCTGGACGTAAATGGGAGGTGATG GTTGATCTGTTCTTCTACAGAGACCCTGAGGAAGCCAAGGAacaggaagaggaggaggctcCTGTTGCACCTGAATACGGCGCAGTTGCTGATTACACTGGCGTGGGGGCTGCTGATCAGTGGGCTTCCGACCAGTGGACTTCCGAAGTGGGAGCTGTTCCTCCAGCTGTTCCTCCTGTGGCTGGTGTTGAATGGGCTGCTGCTCAAG CTCCGGTGGCTGGTGATGGATGGGACACCTCTGCGGCCCCGGTGGCGACCGACGGCGTTGTGGCGCCTATTGTTCCATCCGGTTGGGAGGCCGCTCCGCCTGCACCTACAGGATGGGAGTAA
- the LOC109718705 gene encoding uncharacterized protein LOC109718705 — MESHKRSLLRSRLRVTARRRGQDVGASGSGGVGGGAASRRRKRREGGCLNSVRKLFCREIGGRSRVARIAASDAPERFRNIQLQEEFDTYDPSVHLFVQLQFLARRSRIIEIVSAKDAIFALAQSGLCAAFCRTTNKRLCFLNISPDEVIRSLFYNKNNDSLITVSVYASDNFSSLKCRTTPIEYIKRNRLDAGYPLFETESLKWPGFVEFDDVNGKVLTYSSQDGIYKVFDLKNYSFLYAISDKNVQEIKISPGIMLLIFDRSPSYVPLKILSIEDGSVLKSFNHLLHRNKKIDFIEQFNEKLLVKQENENLQILDVRNSELTEVSRTEFSTPSAFIFLYENHLFLTFRNRTVAVWNFRGELVTSFEDNLLWHPDCSTNNIYITSDQDLIISYCKAEGAREDEVSAVGSINISNILTGKCIAKISTSNPTLTISPRRRGEGGRSSVHSTVREALEDVTALFYDEDRNEIYTGNKHGLIHVWSN; from the exons ATGGAGAGCCACAAGCGCTCCCTGCTACGCTCCCGCCTCCGCGTGACGGCGCGGCGGCGGGGCCAGGACGTGGGGGCCTCCGGAAGCGGCGGCgtaggcggcggcgccgcctcccgGAGGCGGAAGCGCCGGGAGGGAGGGTGCCTCAACTCCGTGAGGAAGCTCTTCTGCCGCGAGATCGGAGGCCGATCGCGCGTGGCCCGAATCGCCGCCTCCGACGCGCCCGAGAGGTTCCGCAACATCCAGTTACAG GAAGAGTTCGATACCTACGATCCTAGTGTTCATTTGTTTGTGCAGTTACAATTTCTTGCAAGAAGATCTAGAATCATTGAGATTGTTTCAGCAAAGGATGCTATTTTTGCCCTTGCGCAGTCAGGATTATGTGCTGCTTTTTGTCGAA CTACAAACAAGCGGTTATGTTTCTTGAATATTAGCCCGGATGAAGTGATTAGAAGCCTTTTCTATAACAAGAACAATGATTCACTTATTACAGTCTCAGTTTATGCTTCGGACAACTTCAGTTCTTTAAAGTGCAGGACAACTCCAATAGA GTATATCAAGAGGAATAGATTGGATGCTGGATACCCTCTTTTTGAAACTGAATCACTTAAATGGCCTGGTTTCGTCGAATTTGACGATGTAAATGGAAAAGTACTAACTTATTCATCCCAGGATGG CATCTACAAGGTTTTTGACTTAAAGAACTACTCCTTTTTGTATGCAATATCTGATAAGAACGTGCAGGAGATAAAAATCag TCCTGGAATAATGCTGCTAATATTTGATAGATCACCTAGTTATGTTCCATTGAAGATACTCTCGATTGAAGATGGGTCAGTGTTGAAATCTTTCAATCACTTGTTGCACCGTAACAAAAAGATTGACTTTATCGAGCAGTTCAATGAGAAGCTTCTGGTCAAGCAAGAAAATGAAAACCTCCAGATCCTTGAT GTGAGGAATTCAGAGTTGACTGAGGTGAGCAGGACTGAGTTCTCCACTCCTTCGGCATTTATATTCCTGTACGAGAACCATCTTTTCTTAACATTTCGAAACAGAACGGTCGCGGTGTGGAATTTCCGCGGGGAGCTCGTGACTTCTTTTGAAGATAATTTGCTTTGGCATCCTGATTGTAGTACAAATAACATCTATATAACAAGCGACCAGGATCTGATCATCTCATACTGCAAAGCTGAAGGAGCGCGTGAAGATGAAG TTTCAGCTGTTGGATCAATCAATATTAGCAACATTTTGACGGGGAAATGCATCGCGAAAATCTCCACCAGCAATCCGACGCTCACGATCAGCCCTCGAAGAAGAGGGGAAGGGGGCCGTTCTTCGGTCCATAGCACCGTAAGAGAAGCCCTGGAAGACGTCACGGCGTTGTTCTACGACGAGGACAGGAACGAGATCTACACGGGAAATAAGCATGGGTTGATACATGTGTGGTCCAATTAG
- the LOC109718175 gene encoding pollen receptor-like kinase 3 produces MSSGGPKIHPRMAAAVSVILLSSTLLLLLSLLSDLPTAAAAPPSDAAALLLFKSSFPNADATALSAWSSSAAAGSPPCDPSSPWPGLVCFRGILTGLRLSGLGLSGSFDPAALARFPALRSISLAGNSLSGPLPTSLFSSMPHLKKLYLDNNAFSGPIPASLANATRLLELRLDHNRLDGPLPTTLPPSLKQLNVSYNSLTGPPVEPSLVARFSASAFLGNPTALPSAQNATTTTTTTHDGRNNDNKVGGVVIAVLALLAVALLLAIIVARNRRRRDRVFDTLGVDTSADTAQLESAVAGSADVSNQKQLLQQRGSSTQKRSGSSRGGGGGGGGGGNAAAELTMVNEERGVFGLPDLMKASAEVLGNGGLGSAYKAVMASGLAVAVKRMRDMNRVGKEEFDAEMHRLGQLRHPNILTPLAYHYRKEEKLIVSEFIPKGSLLYLLHGDRGADHKALNWPTRLKIARGIARAMAYLHAELADLEVPHGNLKSGNVLLDADFQPAVADFGLLGLVNPAQAPLVMLAYKSPEALQHRSRVSAKSDVYCFGVVLLELLTGKFPSQYLNNTKGGTDVVQWMASAISERREAEMLDADVAQSAAAAAAGRAEAAVRLMRLCAACTDASPEQRPEMREAAALVGQQAGSNEPPAAAPRTE; encoded by the exons ATGAGCAGCGGCGGCCCCAAGATTCATCCACGAATGGCCGCTGCCGTCTCCGTCATTCTCCTCTCATCtacgctcctcctcctcctatcACTGCTGTCGGATCTTCCGACGGCGGCGGCCGCTCCTCCCTCCGACGCGGCAGCCCTCCTCCTCTTCAAGTCCTCCTTCCCCAACGCCGACGCCACCGCCCTCTCCGCCtggtcgtcctccgccgccgccggcagCCCTCCCTGCGACCCCTCCTCCCCCTGGCCGGGCCTCGTCTGCTTCCGCGGCATCCTCACCGGCCTCCGCCTCTCCGGCCTCGGCCTCTCCGGCTCCTTCGACCCCGCCGCCCTCGCCCGCTTCCCCGCCCTCCGCTCCATCAGCCTCGCCGGCAACTCCCTCTCCGGCCCCCTCCCCAcctccctcttctcctccaTGCCCCACCTCAAGAAGCTCTACCTCGACAACAACGCCTTCTCCGGCCCCATCCCCGCCTCCCTCGCCAACGCCACCCGCCTCCTCGAGCTCCGCCTCGACCACAACCGCCTCGACGGGCCCCTCCCGACCACGCTCCCCCCCTCCCTCAAACAGCTCAACGTTTCTTACAACAGCCTCACCGGACCACCCGTGGAACCGTCTCTCGTCGCTCGGTTCAGCGCCTCGGCGTTTCTCGGAAATCCCACCGCTTTGCCGTCGGCGCAGAATgccactactactactactactactcatGATGGCAGAAATAATGACAACAAGGTCGGCGGCGTCGTGATCGCCGTGCTAGCGTTGCTGGCCGTCGCACTCTTGCTGGCGATAATCGTGGCGCgcaaccgccgccgccgcgaccgTGTTTTCGATACTCTCGGCGTCGATACATCAGCCGATACTGCACAGCTGGAATCCGCTGTCGCTGGCTCCGCTGACGTAAGCAATCAGAAACAACTGCTGCAGCAGCGCGGCTCGTCGACGCAGAAGCGCTCAGGGTCgagccgcggcggcggcggcggtggcggaggcggcggcaaTGCAGCGGCAGAGCTGACGATGGTTAATGAAGAGAGAGGTGTCTTTGGCCTTCCGGACCTCATGAAGGCCTCGGCGGAGGTGCTCGGAAACGGCGGCCTTGGCTCCGCGTATAAAGCCGTGATGGCCAGCGGGCTGGCCGTCGCGGTTAAGAGGATGCGTGACATGAATAGAGTCGGCAAGGAAGAGTTCGACGCCGAGATGCATCGGCTCGGGCAGCTCCGGCATCCGAATATCTTAACGCCGTTGGCATACCACTACCGCAAGGAGGAGAAGCTCATAGTTTCCGAGTTTATTCCGAAGGGCAGCCTCCTCTACCTCCTTCATg GGGACCGAGGGGCGGATCATAAGGCGCTGAACTGGCCGACGCGGCTGAAGATCGCGCGGGGAATTGCCCGCGCGATGGCGTATCTCCACGCCGAGCTGGCCGACCTGGAAGTCCCCCACGGCAACCTCAAGTCGGGCAACGTCCTCCTCGACGCCGACTTCCAGCCGGCCGTCGCCGACTTCGGCCTCCTCGGCTTAGTCAACCCAGCTCAGGCCCCGCTCGTCATGCTCGCCTACAAGTCCCCGGAAGCCCTGCAGCACCGCAGCCGCGTCTCCGCCAAGTCCGACGTCTACTGCTTCGGCGTCGTGCTCCTCGAGCTCCTCACCGGAAAATTCCCCTCGCAGTACCTGAACAACACCAAGGGCGGCACCGACGTCGTGCAGTGGATGGCGTCGGCGATATCGGAGCGCCGCGAGGCCGAGATGCTGGACGCCGACGTCgctcagtcggcggcggcggcggcggcggggagagCGGAGGCGGCGGTGCGCCTCATGCGGCTCTGCGCGGCGTGCACCGACGCCAGCCCGGAGCAGCGGCCGGAGATGCGGGAGGCCGCCGCGCTCGTCGGGCAGCAAGCCGGCTCCAATGAGCCTCCGGCGGCGGCACCGAGGACAGAATG A